A genomic region of Leptolyngbyaceae cyanobacterium contains the following coding sequences:
- a CDS encoding papain fold toxin domain-containing protein, producing the protein MLNSNDPVFQEVVRIASGFGIFDYIPCARVIKEFLVEQGVRGKHIKLDTGSQDPLYGRIYDDSVGELISTTGHHEGVVVELEGEEIVVDNIHPEGILRWLWMQNLYSPILEVGREFQVTEQMF; encoded by the coding sequence ATGCTGAATAGTAACGACCCGGTTTTTCAGGAAGTTGTTAGGATCGCTAGTGGCTTTGGAATTTTTGATTATATTCCCTGTGCTAGAGTTATCAAAGAATTTCTGGTAGAACAGGGAGTTCGGGGAAAGCATATCAAGCTGGATACGGGTTCACAAGATCCGCTCTACGGACGTATTTATGATGATAGTGTAGGTGAACTGATTTCCACGACTGGACACCATGAAGGAGTTGTAGTTGAACTTGAGGGAGAAGAAATAGTAGTTGACAACATTCATCCTGAAGGAATTCTTCGTTGGCTTTGGATGCAAAATCTCTATTCACCTATTCTGGAAGTTGGTAGAGAATTTCAGGTAACAGAACAGATGTTTTAG